In Pagrus major chromosome 23, Pma_NU_1.0, the genomic window agaccaaaatACACTATACGATCActgtaatatatatttattttttgtttctgttttatataaccagaattggtttttttttgttttgttgctaaactgaacacagaggagagaggatctTGCTATGACTCCGATTGTCCCGACCGAGACTGACTCTAACCCACGCCGATGTTGTGTTGTCTGCTGTGTTGCAGGAGAATAAACCCCTTGTAATCCACCTGACTGTCGTCTGTCATGTATGAAGCCACGGTAGTGTGGAGCTGCATTAACAGAGAAAAGTGACCCGTCAcacatatacattttaaaaactaagCCTACTCACCACTCATGCAccagacataaaaacagaaaacactctgGTAAGGGGCAAACAGGGTTTCCTCACATGGACAgccacagcagagacagagcaggaagcagaggcagaacaaTGGCACCAGCACTACACCTTGCTCTGTACTAGGggcagtaggcgatttgaggggggatgaggggggatgacgtcccccttgttagcaaaattaccaaaaagcatccacCTTGTTagcctgccatcactctccatcccccagcagcagaaagtgtgttacaaatcacaagcggctGCGATCGACGGCgcacaagctgcacagagcagatcgcgccgGCAGGAAGTAACgacatagagcatccggtcaattttcaaaataaaacaccgtgtgcagactcccgattgtataaaaacgaaaaatgaccagatcaacaaaatctgagcaataggtgtgtcggggcagggtggtgctcccattgagccatcccccctgttaaaaattaacaaatcacttACTGACTAGGGGAGTATACCCCACCACACGATTGCTAATGATGTTAATCATGCTGAAACGACAGCGTCTGGTAGTGATGGTATAACTTCCAACTATTAACCACAGCCCATTCTCGGTTTGAGAAAGAGTGttaacaggaagaaacactTTACATTCAGTAGTCCAGCAGCCTTTAGTcatctgcctccatcatgtttacaaagctaCTGTGGAGTGTGAGGAAACATGTTCAGTGATGTAAGGCCAAGGGGTGTCATAGAGCTACATtaatctgctttatttttttaaaaacgttttattttttctaaaattgaTTTGTTGAAATTAAGTTTAAATATTGCCTTATCTGCCCTATTATTGgacaataatgttttttcatattgcaaTATCTACAATTAAATGAATTGCCCATTCAGCTTGAATGGTGATTCAATCTTGCAGTAATAGTTTATCACAGTATTTGTCTAACTGACTTTGCCCTTGTTCTTTATAAAGCATGAAGAACAGataagatggaggaggagaaccaaGACAAGACACCAGCTGGAAGAGCTGAAGAGTCTGAAGTCAACTCTGTAACACCACCTGTGACAAATATAAAGGGTAacttaaaagtttaaaaacaaattaaaataaacttaGGACAAGGAATTTTACCAATTATGATGTTTTATGCTCATGTTTATTCTGATATTCCAACATGACCCTGCAGTGGAGGAGTTACAGGAGAATGAAGATGAAACCAAGGTAAATGTAAGATTATAAAACACATCTTCATCTCAGTGGGTCTGATGTGATGAGTTGGTCAATAAAATGATCCATTTTCTCAGTGTGATCCAGTGAATGAACCTGATGAAGATCAGCAGTCAGAGAACAATAATGACACAGGTGGAGGGTCTGAAATCAAATCAGGATCATCTGCATCCAATGAGAAAGGTAACAAACTTAATTGTAACTCATTTTGAGaatgtgagatttttttattacctttgaTTGCGTCATTGTTTTTCGGCAAACTGTTTAACTTTGatactgttgtttttaaatgatttctgcAGTTTAACAcattgatgttttatttgttttgtttcagtgctgCCTGAACTCACACTTGTGTTAATTGGTGACACAAATTCTATTGAGATTGGATCTAAAAACATCTTACTTGATCATGATGAGCAGGAAAATGTGGAACAGTTTTCAGCAAAACTGTATGATTTGTGTGGTAGGCTCATCTCTGTCGTTAACATGCTTGGCCTACAAAACACTGACCAATTCCCATTAAATGAGGGAATTCATGCCTTTCTCTTACTGTTACCAAATGGTCTGCATAACAGCCATTACAGCTCAGGAGTGCAGTGGTTAGAAAAAGCTTTTGGGAAAGGCTCACTCACTTATGTAATGACAGTTGTGACTCATGAGTcagatgaaaaatgtgaaagtgcGCTGACAGAGCTGAAATCCAACAGCAGGTTTGCTGAAAAAAGATATCACACATGTACAAGAAGTATGTTGGATGAAAAAGAGATCATAGCTCTGTTGGACAAAATAGATGTTATGGTCTCTGAAAATGATCCACACTGCTACAGTGGACCGATgtgtgatgaaaataaagaacagaAAGAACACCTGGACCACAAATCCCATGAAGAAGAAAGCATAGATTCATCAGTGTTTCAGCAAAATCAAACATCCCattaaatgctaatgttttcTAACTACTGAATGTATAAATATGCAACagtttgctaacaagttcacGATATCAACTCAGAATATAAATCCAGTGTTCACAACTTTGCTGCCCCCATGAGGCCAAAAGTCagatattgtacctttaaataactgaaatgtCAAAGGGGAGGGGAACTCGTTGGAGAGCGTCTGGTGGCCTTGCATTGACCCATGGGTATCAGCCAGGCACAGCCTGAACAAAGTACATGGAGCTGTTGCCCCCTGGGTCCACCACCTTCAGGGACAGAGAAATACAGAAACTGGGGGGCGCCAAGTTACAAAAagtgccaatttctacataatgttgctctaatattaaaacacataatCTCTATTTGGTATAGATAGCACCGGAGAGGGAGAAGATACTAAAAACAAGTCTGTGATCCCATCTGTAGTCACTGATAAAGGTGAGATTTTAATGATTTTGGGGGTTGtatattaatatacattttaaaagtaacataatttttcatttataatCTATTCAGCTCAAGCTTCATAGAGGTTTGAAGAAATACAGGAACTAATCTAATCTctgatatttgttgtttttgactcTTCAACAGAAGAGGCTGATGAAGGTAAAGAGATCAACAGTGAAAGCAGCAGTAACACAAGTGAGAGGTCCATGGAGGAGAGTGCAGCAGTGAAGGACACACGTCAAACATCTCAGACAGTTTCAACAGCTACCAAAGAAAGTAAGAATTACTTCAtttccttttgttgttgttttgcatttctgcaaacttttttataattaaaacaacatgatgtaaatgttttaccttaaaataacagcttcaacatcatgttgatggtacagtgtcttgtaataaggtgaatggtgtctctgtctcagccactctgtccccatcacttgtttttgcaccatgtaacttcagtgagagggtaggatcacagtgttacatacatgtttacttcaacatacacgttttcaacacacaacattgttatgatgtaaagagttttgtttgtagttgtcACCTActttacatctgacaaattgttacagacctggaaTTTATGTTAACGACAGTGGTGttacactcagaaactgtgggggtaccaaattgcacaaaatgccaatttctatataatgttgctttaatatcaAAACACCTCATTTCTATTTGGTATAGAGGAGATGCCTCTTGTTAAACAATTAACTTTTTGAACACACACCATTTTTGCAAATAAATCTTCTTCAGCTGGAATAAGTCACTGACAACTTAAATCCTGTGATCTGCTTGTTGTTACATTATCCTgcaggagaggagctggaggaggaggagagtgcaGCTAAAACCAACGTGAAGGTGAGATCTTTTCAACCTCAGTACTCACAGCAGTATTTATGTTTAATGCCACCTATTTTTTCTAAAGTTAGAGCTTCAACTGATGATTGGAGCTGTTTACGTTTTTAGTTAAGACTTGAACAGTTTGACTCCATGGATCTCCAGGTTAGACACATGGAtgagttgaaaacattttcccagaagaactttttttctcactacATTACAAACCTGATTGCGTTTAGTTTGTGCATATTGCTTTCCTTGATTTTATTTCTGGTGGTACTACTGtgtgttataataataatttggttTCTTAGTGTGACCCAGTAGATAAACCTGCTGATGTTGAACACTGCGAGaagaatgacaacaacacaCCAGTAGCAGGAGAGTCTGAAATCAAGTCTGTACCATCTGCAACCGAAGAGAACGGTAagattttgttgacttatttAATAGTACAATAACATGAAACTGTCACAATCAAAACTGATTTAGATTATAAAAGTCCAGATGTTAcaggataaaatgaaaaaaaggtcCAAAAGCACATTGCTCTGACCCTTTGATGATGAAGTTAATTAGTCTGCTGCAGGTACTTCAGATATGAATCTGTGTGGAAACAAGGATAAGGTAAGAGACTCCTAATTTTATTAACAAGATCTTTAGAACTAATTACTTTATATCCCATCCTACATCAGTATAATTTTTACCTACAGTTTTATTGACTTATTTACAGCAGTCAGAGAAGATTTCTGAAGAgaccaacaaaaaacaatatcccacacaaactgaaacactgcTCGGCAGACTTCAACTTCAAgacaaacatcaacagaagTTTTCACCAGCAGATTTTCTTCAGATAGGTCCACCTGTGAAACAGGACCATGAGACATGTGAGAAAGATCTAGCTCATACTTTTCTTCACAGGCTCATGATGTTAGACTACAGAGCCAGATATATTACTGTAAGACAAGACAGTCCTGAGGTCAGCCATTCAAAGCCTGTTCCAGAGGTTGACAGTGCTGAGACAGACGATAGTGATTTAGATGCTTTTTTCAGCACCACTGTAGACTCTGATCAATCAAAACAGTCTCATGTGCATCCAATGGACGTTCAGATGGCAGTATTTCACTGCTCAGACAgcttttttaaacagaacatGATTACAAAGTTGTCACAATGTCAGTACGCTGTACCTTTGCTTGTTCCTGACCCAGTCTCAAAGCACATTGAATGTTCTCTGTGGACTTtcagacaaataacaaaaacatggaaGATAACTCAAACCAAAGATAATTCAAACATTGTCACCATGAAGAGTATTCCCATCTGCAAAGCTGAGACACCCATGGTGTCATTTTTCCGTCTGGGTTCACCGTCTCAATCTAAATCTCAGCTGATGAGCACTTTGATCAACAACCGTCACAACACTTTCTTCCACAGAAACTGTCCAGGGAGCACAAAGTCTCGCCATTTGATGGATGGAGTGGCAGAGATTGCCTGGTACTGTCCTGCTGGAAAATCTAGTGATGCCTTCACTGACTGCATTGCCTTCTGTAATCTTCATGGTGATGCTctgttaaatgaaaaacagcGTGACATACTGACTGAAAAATCTTCAGTCAATGTTGTTCTTGTACCAACTCTGGATAAAGGTGACAAAAGTACTGCAGTTATCTCAGCCCTTTACAAGGCTCAGAAGCCTCTCATTTGTCTCATTGTTGATGGAAATTTGGATACTGTTGAGACgaaaaagggaaaatacagAATGGGTCTGAAGGACAGAAGCCAGTCAGATGTTTCTGAAGAACTGAAAAGGATcattagaaacattttgtctggaCCACATGCATCCTTCCAGTTTGAAACCATGGCTGAGGTCTCTGGAATCAGAGTGGATGAAGATGACCATCTCTGCCAAAAAGGGAAATCTGCTGCTTTGAAAACAGTGGATTTTAAGAAGGTGGATGTTTCCATGGTCAAAGATACATTTCTCCAATGTCAAGGCCAACTTTGGCATGAGtggtgcaaaaaaaacaaaaaactgtatCACCTGACAGGACATCTCGAGCAGGAGAAATgtaaaaagcaacatgaaatGATGCAAATACGGGAGAAACAATGCAAAACTTCCTGCAGTGAGCTGATGAAGTTGTTCATTGAAAGCCTCTCATCTTTGAAATCAACAGACAGAGAGTATTTCCTGAAATGGACTCAGATCTTAATCGATGCCCTCTGCACAGACGATCTCTCTTCAATTCTCCAAAGCTATGATGAAAAATGGTCTGAGGTCTTGGCTTTGAAGAAGAAGCATGACAAATCTGATCAGCTCAAAGTGGAGCAAAATGAGCTTGAAGAAATATCAACAAAACTACAATCAGCAACTTTTGGCTTGGAGCACATGTTTAGAGAAATGGGACAGATCTATGAAGCCCATAAATCTCTGGAGAAACCACCAACGAGTGGACAGACTGACTGGTCTAAATACCCTGAGCTGGCTGCAGAGCTGATGATAACAGGACACCCAATGGAGCTGATGGATGGTGATGCAGGTCACGTGCCTTTAACATGGATCTCTAGTCTTTTAGATGAAGTCATCAAGAAACTGGGCAACAtgagagtttttgttttgtcagttttaggCGTACAGAGCAGTGGAAAATCAACTATGCTGAATGCCATGTTTGGGCTACAGTTTGCAGTGAGTGCTGGCAGGTGCACCAAGGGTGCCTTCATGCAGCTGGTCAGAGTGTCAGAGGAGATCAAGAAAGACTTTCAGTTTGACTACGTTCTGGTGGTGGACACGGAAGGACTGCGTGCTCTTGAGTTGGAAGGTAACACCACTCTTCACCACGACAATGAACTGGCAACATTTGTTGTTGGTCTGGGAAACATGACATTGATCAACATCTTTGGAGAGAATCCAGCTGACATGCAAGATGTTCTGCAGATTGTTGTTCAGGCTTTCATGAGGATGAAGCAAGTTAACCTTTCTccaagttgtgtgtttgttcatcagAATGTCACAGATATTGCAGCTGCAGAGATGAACATGGATGGAAAGAGACGCCTGCAAGAAAAACTGGACCAGATGGCCCAACTTGCAGCCAAAGAGGAGGGTTGTGATGCTGAGTGCTTCAGTAACGTCATTGCATTTGATGTTCAAAAAGATGTGAAGTACTTTGCCCAACTGTGGGAGGGAAGTCCACCGATGGCTCCTCCAAATCCAGGTTACAGTGAGAGCATCCAAGAGCTGAAGACCTTCATCCTCTCTAAAGCTTCAGAGTCTGAAGGGATTACTCTGGAACAGTTCAAAAGTAAAATTCATGACCTGTGGAATGCCCTGCTGAACGAAaactttgtgttcagttttaaaaacacacttgaaatTGCAGTGTACAGAAAACTTGAGGACCACTATGGGGACTGGACCTGGACCCTGAGGAGCAACATGTTGACCATTGAAAACCAGCTTTACAACAgaatagaaaatggaaaactTGCCAATGTTGAGGACACATATCTTAATGAAGAAATGAGCAAACCATATAAAGAAATCACAGACACAATGACAAACTACTTTAAtgataaaacagacaaagaaatgtTGGTTCAGTGGCGAGGCCGTTTTGAAACTAGAATCGAGAAGTTTCTTGAAGATCAAGTGAGAGGAgttaaaagaaaactggatGAAATTATCCAGCAGAAGGATGCTTGTAAAAAGCTcgatgaaaagaaaacagagtttgAGAACAAGCTGCTAACAAAGAGTAAAGATCTCGCTCATCAGTTAAAAGGCAAGGCAACAAAAGATGAGGAACTTAGAAAGCAGTTCAACACAGTTTGGACAGACTTGTGCAGTAAACTAACTGCTGATATAAAACCTATTGAGGACATCAACTACGAAGAAGATCAGTCAGCTATCCTTCAAGTCCTTGGTTTTGAACGTGCTCTCACAGAGAAATCCAAAATGAGTGGCTGCTACAAAACAATATCAAAGGTTGGCGATTACAGTAAATATGTAGCTCGCCATAACACAAGTCAACAAGACAATGAGAAGAAGAGTGACAGAATCGGTAGGGAAAAAATGTCTAATGTTAAAGACAAAGTCGTTCAATATGTTTCATCTTGGTTTCAGGGACGTTTTCCGTATGAAGAACAGCAACAGATCAAATCTCTCATTGACGATGTTGAACAACAGTCCCTTGATGCAATCAAAAGCAAACCTGTAGCTACAAGAGGCTACAATCCAGCTTATTTGCAAGAAGTTGCCAAAACCgcaaaagaaaaggtgacaGAATTTGAATCAACAAGGAAATATGCTCTGAAGAAGGAGTTTACAGTCGATCTTGTGCTGTTTGTATTTCACAGAGCACAGAGTTGGCTGACAGAGTCCCACAAGAAATTCAAAGACAGCAACGATGTACATGTTCATGTTGAAAGCAAGAAAGAGCCATATTACAACATTTTCAGAAGCTTCTGTAAAGGAAGTTcatctgctgttgtgtttggagAACTGATCTGTGAAAAACTGAAGAGTTCCACTGTTGAGGCTGTCTGTAACAAGACTGCTATTGACTTCTCTGGAGAGATGAAGTGCAACGTCCAAGCATTCAATGGGAACAAGTTGAACTTAGAGAAACATGTGTTAAAGTCACTGGCAGAGAAACAGGACTTTGATGGTTTTATCACCTACATCAGAAACCCAAGGAAGCAAGTTGAGGCATTCATAAAAGATGAAGTAAAGAAGTACATCTTCAAAGGACAAAGAGATAAAGTACAGAGTATACTcaagaaaaatgttgaacacATCAAACAACTTGTGAGTCGGGCTTTATTTGATGCAACAGAGAAAATCAAAACTCAGGGAGGAGACACAGACACGTGGGTGGAGGAATTCTCCGGTTTGCTGAACAATCACCTAACATTCGACACCATTTGTTGTCAAAACTTCAGCGACATAAACAACTTTGACTTTCTTAAAGAAGAGATCGAGAAAGGACTTAACTTCTCCATCGTGATGGAGATGAGCAGCCTCTCACTGGATAAGATGAAGGAATTCAGGAACACGCCTGATCAAATCCTCATTGATCAGCTGTGTGACTGCTGCTGGGTAAAGTGTCCattctgtgcagctgtttgtacCAACACACTGGCTGATCACAATCCTGACAAACACAACGTCCCTTTTCACCGACCCTCTGGGATTCAAGGATGGCACACCAGAAACACAGATCAACTGGTCATTGATTTCTGCACAACATTAGTAGCAAGTGATCGAAATTTCCACCCTCATCATGATTCAGAGGAAAGTATTCCTTATAAAGAGTATCCAAAGGCTGGAGGGGAGTATGCTACATGGACGATTACTCCTGATGAGTCTAAACTGCTATATTGGAAATGGTTTGTGTGTCAGTTTCAACAGCAGCTTGAAGACCACTATAAATTAAAATTCCACGGCAGAGGAGAAATTCCCAGTGAGTGGAGAACACACACTAAAGAAGAGGCTATTGAAAGTCTGGGTGAAATATAAAATCTGCAGTGACCCAAAAAACAGCTGAGATCTCCTCAAAGTAACAGCAGCCCAAAATgaatttaacttttcaaaagAGATACAACTTGTTGATTTGATTAAAGGAGAGCAACAACGGCCTTGAagcctttaaaaaatgactgaaacagcACCTAATTATATTTTGATCAATAGATATTTTAACATCTAAAAGTATGAGCCAGATCAGAACAGTCAATTATGTTAATTatgttgtttgattttttaCTTCACAAGATGACAAGGATGCATAAAATATCTATGtgaatatttaaaggaaaacaatctttttgagagaagcagtatCAGTATCCAGTATAAAAGGTATAAAAGGAGTATCTATAGCTTGTAGGACAtatttttgtacatattttCATTCAACTACAAACAGGAACGTGAGCTAtgatttgacttttgtttcatctttttagtttcatttaaaaatctcAGACATGACATGAAACCATTCTAAGTTGTATGCTGAAATATATATGAGATATAAATATTCATTTGAGATGCATCATTTTTTATACAAGATgcttgacattttctttttacagttgTTTAAAGTTCAAAGAGTAAGATGTTGAGACAAGGCATATTGTTCTGTGTATATAATGTAATTCATTTGAAATAAGAAACAGTCACCTTTTTTCTGTAATGCAGACCTCATTTTAAGAGCGTCATAACAAGCAACATGTTTAGTATTACTTTAAGAGTTTTATATAAATATCTCTGGAATTTAACTTTTGTTGACTCTTTTGGGGGTTATGAGAGAATCAATGTAACATAACGGGTAGATAAGATGAGTCATAAGGTTGTTGTTGATTGTGAAAATACAGGAAACTTGTATTTGTATGAGACTTGTTGAGTTCCATGAAAAGAGAAGAACTTGTTGACATATGTTGAAAACAAtggaattattttttattattttgttcacCTTTTAGCTGTCCAAGTAATCTGAGAATCATTTTCACATGtaacaataacattttcatcttcataattcatttgattttttttttttttttgagaatttttttaatgaatgatactttattttaatttactctAGTCTAGACTTGTCCTTGTTTATCCAAAAGAAAAGTGGGGATATTTTTCTTACATGtactaaataaatgttttgacatAACTGATAGGATGTTCTGAgattgaataaatgaaatgttgattATAAAAAAGTGTGAAACTTGTATTTGAGACTTGTTGAGTtccatgaaaagacaaaaacttgTAACAAGTTGACATCGAGTTGAAAAAAAGAATggaattatttttcttattctcattattttgctgtgtttgttgtc contains:
- the LOC141020229 gene encoding interferon-induced very large GTPase 1-like; translation: MMLDYRARYITVRQDSPEVSHSKPVPEVDSAETDDSDLDAFFSTTVDSDQSKQSHVHPMDVQMAVFHCSDSFFKQNMITKLSQCQYAVPLLVPDPVSKHIECSLWTFRQITKTWKITQTKDNSNIVTMKSIPICKAETPMVSFFRLGSPSQSKSQLMSTLINNRHNTFFHRNCPGSTKSRHLMDGVAEIAWYCPAGKSSDAFTDCIAFCNLHGDALLNEKQRDILTEKSSVNVVLVPTLDKGDKSTAVISALYKAQKPLICLIVDGNLDTVETKKGKYRMGLKDRSQSDVSEELKRIIRNILSGPHASFQFETMAEVSGIRVDEDDHLCQKGKSAALKTVDFKKVDVSMVKDTFLQCQGQLWHEWCKKNKKLYHLTGHLEQEKCKKQHEMMQIREKQCKTSCSELMKLFIESLSSLKSTDREYFLKWTQILIDALCTDDLSSILQSYDEKWSEVLALKKKHDKSDQLKVEQNELEEISTKLQSATFGLEHMFREMGQIYEAHKSLEKPPTSGQTDWSKYPELAAELMITGHPMELMDGDAGHVPLTWISSLLDEVIKKLGNMRVFVLSVLGVQSSGKSTMLNAMFGLQFAVSAGRCTKGAFMQLVRVSEEIKKDFQFDYVLVVDTEGLRALELEGNTTLHHDNELATFVVGLGNMTLINIFGENPADMQDVLQIVVQAFMRMKQVNLSPSCVFVHQNVTDIAAAEMNMDGKRRLQEKLDQMAQLAAKEEGCDAECFSNVIAFDVQKDVKYFAQLWEGSPPMAPPNPGYSESIQELKTFILSKASESEGITLEQFKSKIHDLWNALLNENFVFSFKNTLEIAVYRKLEDHYGDWTWTLRSNMLTIENQLYNRIENGKLANVEDTYLNEEMSKPYKEITDTMTNYFNDKTDKEMLVQWRGRFETRIEKFLEDQVRGVKRKLDEIIQQKDACKKLDEKKTEFENKLLTKSKDLAHQLKGKATKDEELRKQFNTVWTDLCSKLTADIKPIEDINYEEDQSAILQVLGFERALTEKSKMSGCYKTISKVGDYSKYVARHNTSQQDNEKKSDRIGREKMSNVKDKVVQYVSSWFQGRFPYEEQQQIKSLIDDVEQQSLDAIKSKPVATRGYNPAYLQEVAKTAKEKVTEFESTRKYALKKEFTVDLVLFVFHRAQSWLTESHKKFKDSNDVHVHVESKKEPYYNIFRSFCKGSSSAVVFGELICEKLKSSTVEAVCNKTAIDFSGEMKCNVQAFNGNKLNLEKHVLKSLAEKQDFDGFITYIRNPRKQVEAFIKDEVKKYIFKGQRDKVQSILKKNVEHIKQLVSRALFDATEKIKTQGGDTDTWVEEFSGLLNNHLTFDTICCQNFSDINNFDFLKEEIEKGLNFSIVMEMSSLSLDKMKEFRNTPDQILIDQLCDCCWVKCPFCAAVCTNTLADHNPDKHNVPFHRPSGIQGWHTRNTDQLVIDFCTTLVASDRNFHPHHDSEESIPYKEYPKAGGEYATWTITPDESKLLYWKWFVCQFQQQLEDHYKLKFHGRGEIPSEWRTHTKEEAIESLGEI